In a single window of the Anaerocolumna cellulosilytica genome:
- the trkA gene encoding Trk system potassium transporter TrkA — translation MDIIIVGDGKVGYALAEQLTKESHNITIIDKNETALRKADNTLDVMCVKGNGARASVLLEAGVEEADLVIAVTSRDEMNMLTCLTAKKLSGNVRTIARIRDPEYYEEYISLQEQMGIDMVINPEFTAAQEIANILQFPSAMNIELFFGGKERLIDFRVQEGDLLVGNKLSKISGKLPQNILFVAVERDGEAFIPNGDFEFQVYDRVYVMGQITGITNLFKILGRYIQKINTVMMVGGGRTSYYLSKIISKLGMVIKIIEINSEKCLELSELIEEATIIEGDGTDQEVLDSENIEEVDAFIAMTGRDEENLFTAMYGIEKGVDKVITIATRIRIPEIMNKLGLDSIIDPKMITTSYIIGYVRGMQNSRGSIVDALYKIVDGKAEVISFIATGSSRLLNIPIKNLPLKKEIIIACIQHRSTVTIPHGNEKIAVGDKVLIVTKNSHVIKDLNDILE, via the coding sequence ATGGACATAATAATTGTCGGAGACGGCAAGGTAGGCTATGCTTTAGCTGAGCAGCTTACAAAAGAGAGTCACAACATTACAATTATTGACAAAAATGAGACAGCCTTAAGAAAAGCAGATAATACCTTGGATGTTATGTGTGTAAAAGGTAATGGAGCAAGAGCAAGTGTATTATTAGAGGCAGGTGTGGAAGAGGCAGATTTAGTTATTGCCGTTACTTCAAGAGATGAAATGAATATGTTAACCTGTCTGACAGCAAAAAAACTATCGGGTAATGTAAGGACAATTGCCAGAATCCGTGACCCAGAATATTATGAAGAATATATATCCTTGCAGGAACAAATGGGAATTGACATGGTTATTAACCCTGAATTTACAGCAGCTCAGGAAATAGCGAATATATTACAATTTCCCTCAGCTATGAATATAGAGTTGTTTTTTGGTGGTAAGGAAAGGCTTATAGATTTTAGAGTACAGGAAGGGGATTTATTAGTCGGCAACAAGCTGTCTAAAATTAGTGGGAAATTACCGCAGAATATATTGTTTGTAGCAGTTGAAAGAGATGGGGAAGCCTTTATTCCCAATGGTGATTTTGAATTTCAAGTGTATGACAGAGTGTATGTAATGGGGCAGATTACAGGCATTACGAACCTATTTAAAATATTGGGTAGATATATACAAAAGATTAATACTGTTATGATGGTCGGAGGCGGAAGAACCAGTTACTATCTCTCCAAAATAATTTCAAAGTTAGGCATGGTAATTAAAATTATTGAGATTAATTCTGAAAAGTGTCTGGAACTTTCGGAGTTAATTGAAGAAGCCACTATAATTGAAGGTGATGGTACGGATCAGGAGGTTTTAGATTCAGAGAATATTGAAGAAGTGGATGCATTTATTGCCATGACAGGAAGGGATGAAGAGAATTTATTCACTGCAATGTATGGCATCGAAAAAGGTGTGGATAAAGTTATTACGATAGCTACAAGAATTCGAATACCTGAGATTATGAATAAACTTGGACTTGACAGTATAATTGACCCTAAAATGATTACAACAAGCTATATAATTGGCTATGTAAGAGGTATGCAAAACTCCAGAGGAAGTATCGTAGACGCGTTGTATAAAATTGTGGATGGTAAGGCAGAAGTTATTAGCTTTATAGCCACTGGGTCTTCCAGATTGCTGAATATTCCAATAAAAAACCTTCCGTTAAAAAAGGAAATTATTATAGCATGTATACAACATAG
- a CDS encoding RbsD/FucU family protein translates to MLKGIPSILSPELLKVLCEMGHSDRLVISDGNFPAESMGKDSIVIRLDGHGVPEVLEAVLKVFPLDEYIDEPVSLMEVVPGDPVETPIWDTYEKIVLKYDKRGKEAIGHIERFSFYDQAKTAYTIIATGERALYANIMLQKGVVQPEEQ, encoded by the coding sequence ACTGTCCCCAGAATTATTAAAGGTTCTTTGTGAAATGGGACACAGTGACCGGTTAGTTATATCTGATGGTAATTTTCCGGCGGAGTCGATGGGGAAAGATAGTATTGTAATTCGTCTTGATGGTCATGGAGTACCGGAAGTATTAGAGGCCGTCTTAAAGGTTTTTCCATTGGATGAATATATAGATGAACCTGTTAGTTTGATGGAGGTTGTACCCGGTGATCCGGTAGAAACCCCTATTTGGGATACCTATGAGAAGATTGTTTTAAAGTATGATAAAAGGGGAAAGGAAGCCATCGGGCATATAGAACGCTTTTCCTTTTATGACCAGGCAAAAACAGCTTATACTATTATAGCGACAGGAGAAAGAGCATTGTATGCAAATATAATGCTGCAAAAGGGTGTTGTTCAGCCGGAAGAGCAATAA